The Flavipsychrobacter sp. genome contains the following window.
AAGAGAATTTAGCACTTGGTAATAGTCCTTGTCTAGCTTATTGATAAGCTCTCTCAGACTATAATTACTGTATTGTGAAAATAAAACTGCAGCCATGGATACAATTGTTTACACGAATGTACCCGCCTGCTAAAATTTAAAAAATGAGTAATGCTTGATTAAAACATGACTTTTGTCATGTTTTGTGTTTAATGTACTAATTGTAAAGATTGGCAGACTTGATAAGTGCGTTCATATCCAAAACTCTTATCTTCTTACCTACAAACTCCACCACCTTGTCATTTTTCAGCTCAGACAATAGGCGAATTGCGGTTTCGGTGGCAGTACCCACTAAATTAGCGATATCCTCTCTAGACAAAGCTACATTAAGTGTTGCGCCATCTTCTTCAAACCCATATGTTTCTTTGAGAAAGAGTAACCCCTCTGCCATACGTTCACGTACAGGGCGTTGTGCAAAATCAGTAATTGTCTGTTCTGCTTTTTTCAGCTCTCCTGATAGCATTTTGATGATTTCCATCGAAAGCCCTGCATTATTTTTCAATACTGAGAAGAAAGTATCTCTAGGCACGAAACATACATTTGTTTCGTCGATAGCCGTAGCACTAGCATTATAACGTTCTGCACTTAGTAAAGCTCTATAGCCCAGTACATCACCCGCCTTGGCCATTCTCACTATCTGTTCCTTACCATCATGACCAGAATATGCAATCTTTACCTTACCATCATTGACACAAAAAATACCTAAAGGCTGGGCACCTTCATGGAAAATTTGCTGCCCTTTTTTAAAAGAGATACAAGACTTATTCTCACTAAAAGCAGCAAGCTCTTCCAACTCTAGATGACAGAAGATAGACTTATGCCGAGATCCGCATGTCTCACAATCTACATGAAAGTTATTTTTCGCTTTTACAGGCACAGATTGCTATAGTTTTTATCTATTGTAAAGGTATAAAATACCTTACATATTTTATGGAATTTCACTTTAAGCTTGAGTAAAACTCCCTTAAACCAAAAAATCTGACTTTTTGTTACAATTTTATATCCGATGTTCATTTATAGTTGATGGGATAATCAATAAAAGCACTCATTTAAAATGATAATGTAAATCGACACTATTAGTGTAATACTTCTAAAGAATACATCATATGACAACATATCTAGAACAGAATTGGAGGCAATTAACTGTAGGGTTAGAGACAGAAAAGACAATATCCTATTATAAGCAGCTCATTGATCTATATAATAATCCAAGCAGGCATTACCACAATCTATCTCACATTTATACACTATTAAAATATACTGACCAATATGCACACTTACTTAGCGACTCTAAAACAATAAAATATGC
Protein-coding sequences here:
- a CDS encoding Crp/Fnr family transcriptional regulator; the encoded protein is MPVKAKNNFHVDCETCGSRHKSIFCHLELEELAAFSENKSCISFKKGQQIFHEGAQPLGIFCVNDGKVKIAYSGHDGKEQIVRMAKAGDVLGYRALLSAERYNASATAIDETNVCFVPRDTFFSVLKNNAGLSMEIIKMLSGELKKAEQTITDFAQRPVRERMAEGLLFLKETYGFEEDGATLNVALSREDIANLVGTATETAIRLLSELKNDKVVEFVGKKIRVLDMNALIKSANLYN